A single window of Labeo rohita strain BAU-BD-2019 chromosome 4, IGBB_LRoh.1.0, whole genome shotgun sequence DNA harbors:
- the mapre3b gene encoding microtubule-associated protein RP/EB family member 3b isoform X1: protein MAVNVYSTSMTIENLSRHDMLAWVNDSLQLTYTKIEQLCSGVAYCQFMDMLFPGCILLKRVKFQAKLEHEYINNFKVLQTAFKRMNVDKIIPVERLVKGKFQDNFEFLQWFKKFFDANYDGKEYDPQLARQGHDVTPPPNPGEVTFHKTKSPPRAAGPQRTSPTAPKTMPAPQRAISSTPSTGTRRNPPMSRNGGGDAEIMELNQQLMDLKLTVDGLEKERDFYFGKLRDIELICQEHESDSNPILGKIINILYATEDGFAPPEDDEVDEQPRDQDEY from the exons ATGGCGGTAAACGTTTACTCCACGTCCATGACCATCGAGAACCTGAGCAGACATGACATGCTGGCTTGGGTCAACGACTCTCTGCAGCTCACCTACACCAAGATCGAGCAGCTGTGCTCAG GTGTGGCGTACTGTCAGTTCATGGACATGCTGTTCCCCGGCTGTATCCTGCTGAAGAGGGTCAAGTTCCAGGCCAAACTGGAGCACGAGTACATAAACAACTTCAAAGTGCTGCAGACGGCCTTCAAGAGGATGAACGTGGACAAG ATCATTCCCGTGGAGAGGCTCGTCAAAGGGAAGTTTCAGGACAACTTCGAGTTCCTTCAGTGGTTTAAGAAGTTCTTCGACGCCAACTACGACGGGAAGGAGTACGACCCTCAGTTAGCGCGACAGGGCCACGACGTCACGCCTCCGCCCAACCCAGGTGAAGTCACTTTCCACAAAACCAAGAGCCCTCCCAGAGCAgcag GACCCCAGCGGACGTCGCCGACGGCACCCAAAACTATGCCCGCCCCCCAGCGCGCCATAAGCTCCACCCCCTCGACCGGAACACGGCGGAACCCGCCAATGTCACGGAACGGAGGCGGCGACGCCgagatcatggagctcaaccaGCAG ctgATGGACCTGAAACTGACGGTGGACGGtttggagaaagagagagactttTACTTTGGCAAACTCAGAGACATTGAGCTGATCTGTCAGGAGCACGAGAGCGACAGCAACCCCATCCTCGGCAAAATCATCAACATCCTGTACGCCACAGAG GATGGTTTTGCGCCTCCGGAGGACGATGAGGTTGACGAACAGCCACGGGACCAGGATGAATACTGA
- the mapre3b gene encoding microtubule-associated protein RP/EB family member 3b isoform X2: MAVNVYSTSMTIENLSRHDMLAWVNDSLQLTYTKIEQLCSGVAYCQFMDMLFPGCILLKRVKFQAKLEHEYINNFKVLQTAFKRMNVDKIIPVERLVKGKFQDNFEFLQWFKKFFDANYDGKEYDPQLARQGHDVTPPPNPGPQRTSPTAPKTMPAPQRAISSTPSTGTRRNPPMSRNGGGDAEIMELNQQLMDLKLTVDGLEKERDFYFGKLRDIELICQEHESDSNPILGKIINILYATEDGFAPPEDDEVDEQPRDQDEY, encoded by the exons ATGGCGGTAAACGTTTACTCCACGTCCATGACCATCGAGAACCTGAGCAGACATGACATGCTGGCTTGGGTCAACGACTCTCTGCAGCTCACCTACACCAAGATCGAGCAGCTGTGCTCAG GTGTGGCGTACTGTCAGTTCATGGACATGCTGTTCCCCGGCTGTATCCTGCTGAAGAGGGTCAAGTTCCAGGCCAAACTGGAGCACGAGTACATAAACAACTTCAAAGTGCTGCAGACGGCCTTCAAGAGGATGAACGTGGACAAG ATCATTCCCGTGGAGAGGCTCGTCAAAGGGAAGTTTCAGGACAACTTCGAGTTCCTTCAGTGGTTTAAGAAGTTCTTCGACGCCAACTACGACGGGAAGGAGTACGACCCTCAGTTAGCGCGACAGGGCCACGACGTCACGCCTCCGCCCAACCCAG GACCCCAGCGGACGTCGCCGACGGCACCCAAAACTATGCCCGCCCCCCAGCGCGCCATAAGCTCCACCCCCTCGACCGGAACACGGCGGAACCCGCCAATGTCACGGAACGGAGGCGGCGACGCCgagatcatggagctcaaccaGCAG ctgATGGACCTGAAACTGACGGTGGACGGtttggagaaagagagagactttTACTTTGGCAAACTCAGAGACATTGAGCTGATCTGTCAGGAGCACGAGAGCGACAGCAACCCCATCCTCGGCAAAATCATCAACATCCTGTACGCCACAGAG GATGGTTTTGCGCCTCCGGAGGACGATGAGGTTGACGAACAGCCACGGGACCAGGATGAATACTGA
- the tmem214 gene encoding transmembrane protein 214, translating to MASGAGKWEVVKKGKKQNSSGSSGGKTQDKKSARKALSEANTRHTDSNHVMSETIFDGFEKMVKKQNKEQFPPLAETQQKKPNAGKQSKKPPANSSTKPTRYKTLEEAVKALDVVELKQQLEKSQSLFPENPSVWVKDLAGYLNYKLPAPDADPTLSSYAHDYPYCLAGKELRAVIRNLLGKCSEALPELFDHCVYTMLREQDRQPGESLHGYRMCIQALMQDKPKIATLNLPDHLELLRSHQNRPVKCLTIMWALGQAGFYDLGQGIRVWLGIMLPVLGVKALSAYAIAYLERLLTLHANLTKGFGIMGPKEFFPLLDFAYMPKNALSQSLQEQLCRLYPRLKVLAFGAKPEVTLHTYFPSFLSRATPNCPDTMKKELLRSLTECLTVDGQSLSVWRQLYTKHLPQSSLLLNHLLKSWNTLPPKLQKNLQDTIQSFRVTNDELQSSTNTQHINDCNTLCHSLQLKMHGQGFPWWRVLMMALVFVAGFVAHDVRSQGSFANSTTALYLERSGVTAVSQQAWSKVSHYGQQGVSWLAENTPYYYSRAVEATGPLLEGARDRMKVAALFVAQKSSELFLWLQENVPLVIEWVQANTPDSVFEFIEYVKQLLLYVHERVIVPSLQYLNTALQHAWRSLQESCNGEVSLHCLQNHLRSFTNSTWIYLQDATSAAKSRAQELLSRV from the exons ATGGCCTCCGGTGCGGGCAAATGGGAGGTGgtgaagaaaggaaagaaacaaaacagcagCGGCAGCTCCGGAGGAAAAACTCAGGACAAGAAATCAGCCCGGAAAGCGCTGAGTGAGGCCAACACGAGACACACTGACAGCAACC ACGTGATGTCTGAGACCATATTTGACGGCTTTGAGAAGATGGTGAAGAAGCAGAACAAGGAGCAGTTTCCTCCTCTGGCCGAAACCCAGCAGAAGAAGCCCAACGCGGGGAAACAGAGCAAAAAACCTCCAGCCAACAGCAGCACCAAACCCACACGCTACAAGACGCTGGAGGAGGCCGTCAAAGCt CTGGACGTGGTGGAGCTGAAGCAGCAGCTGGAGAAAAGTCAGAGTCTGTTTCCTGAGAATCCGTCCGTCTGGGTGAAGGATCTCGCCGGATACCTGAACTACAAACTCCCGGCGCCAGACGCCGACCCCACGCTCAGCAGCTACGCACACG ATTACCCATACTGCCTCGCTGGTAAGGAGCTGAGGGCCGTTATCAGAAACCTGCTAGGCAAATGTTCAGAGGCGCTGCCCGAGTTGTTCGACCACTGCGTGTACACAATGCTGCGAGAACAGGACCGACAGCCCG GTGAATCTCTGCATGGCTACAGGATGTGCATTCAGGCTCTCATGCAGGACAAACCCAAAATCGCCACGCTGAACCTGCCTGAC CACCTGGAGCTGCTGCGCTCGCATCAGAACCGGCCGGTCAAGTGTCTGACCATCATGTGGGCTCTGGGACAGGCGGGATTCTACGACCTCGGTCAGGGCATCAGAG TTTGGCTGGGGATCATGCTTCCTGTTCTCGGGGTGAAGGCTCTGTCTGCGTACGCCATCGCGTATCTGGAGCGGCTCCTCAC TCTTCATGCCAACCTGACCAAAGGCTTCGGGATCATGGGGCCGAAGGAGTTCTTCCCGCTGCTGGACTTTGCTTACATGCCCAAAAACGCCCTGTCCCAGAG TCTACAGGAGCAGTTGTGTCGTCTTTACCCGCGGCTCAAGGTCCTGGCGTTCGGAGCCAAACCCGAAGTGACGCTGCACACGTATTTCCCCTCCTTCCTGTCACGAGCCACGCCGAACTGCCCTGACACCATGAAGAAAGAG CTCCTCAGGAGTCTGACAGAGTGTCTGACGGTCGACGGTCAGAGTTTGAGCGTGTGGAGGCAGTTATACACCAAACACCTGCCACAGTCCAG TCTTCTGTTGAATCACCTGCTGAAATCGTGGAACACGCTTCCACCGAAG tTGCAGAAAAACCTTCAAGACACCATCCAGTCATTCAGAGTGACCAACGACGAGCTGCAgagcagcacaaacacacaacacatcAATGACTGCAACACCCTCTGCCAc TCTCTGCAGCTGAAGATGCACGGTCAGGGTTTCCCGTGGTGGCGCGTGCTGATGATGGCGCTGGTGTTCGTCGCGGGCTTCGTCGCGCATGACGTGAGGTCGCAGGGGTCGTTCGCCAACTCCACCACAGCGCTGTATCTGGAGAGGTCAGGGGTCACGGCCGTATCCCAGCAGGCCTGGAGTAAAGTGTCGCACTACGGCCAGCAGGGCGTCAG CTGGCTGGCGGAGAACACGCCGTATTATTACTCGCGTGCGGTGGAGGCCACGGGACCCCTGCTGGAGGGCGCACGGGACCGGATGAAGGTGGCGGCGCTCTTCGTCGCTCAGAAGAGCTCTGAACTCTTCCTGTGGCTCCAGGAGAACGTACCGCTTGTCATAGAATGG GTCCAAGCGAACACTCCAGACAGCGTGTTTGAGTTCATCGAGTATGTGAAGCAGCTGCTGCTGTACGTCCACGAGCGCGTCATCGTCCCGTCGCTGCAGTATCTGAACACGGCGCTGCAGCACGCCTGGAGGAGCCTGCAGGAGTCCTGCAA TGGCGAGGTGTCGCTCCACTGCTTACAGAATCACCTGAGATCCTTCACCAACAGCACCTGGATTTACCTGCAGGACGCCACGTCTGCCGCCAAGAGCCGAGCGCAGGAGCTGCTGTCGCGAGTGTGA